A window of Hevea brasiliensis isolate MT/VB/25A 57/8 chromosome 14, ASM3005281v1, whole genome shotgun sequence contains these coding sequences:
- the LOC131172600 gene encoding disease resistance protein RPV1-like — translation MGEKFPLWLYMMKISSEGFDKLVELELGNCECCEELPRLGHLPCLQTLIIERMPKIRCIGNEFYGIDSGSTSNGGKLFPALKKLYFGDMESLVEWKAPAVDEGGETSVFSCLEKLNIVHCPLLAKIPLSDSSSLVTLEIVSCEQLIYLFEELQVHSFPSLKSITIRRCHKLICLPSGLKSFTSLESLVISYCHGLTSVPEYLGELHSLRLLEIRDCEMLSCFPETILGGLTRLRELRIGNFSKELDSFAYLNSIQDLSSLESLTIYGDCKDRIKSLPDQLQRLTALNSLSIWYFYGLEAFPEWLGNLSSLQILEIGCCKNLKYFPTATAMQRLPKLRNLWILGCSLLKNNCAEGSGSEWSKISHIPNIWMGD, via the exons ATGGGTGAAAAGTTCCCGCTGTGGCTGTATATGATGAAAATTTCGAGTGAAGGATTCGATAAGTTGGTGGAGCTTGAATTGGGGAATTGTGAATGCTGTGAAGAACTTCCAAGGCTTGGACATCTTCCTTGTCTTCAAACGCTCATAATAGAACGAATGCCTAAGATAAGATGTATAGGGAATGAATTCTATGGCATTGACAGTGGAAGCACAAGCAATGGAGGGAAACTGTTTCCAGCattaaagaaattatattttgGTGATATGGAGAGTTTAGTTGAATGGAAGGCACCAGCAGTAGATGAAGGAGGCGAAACATCTGTATTTTCTTGCCTTGAAAAATTGAACATTGTGCATTGTCCCTTGTTGGCAAAAATTCCATTAAGTGATAGTTCATCGCTTGTCACATTGGAAATCGTAAGTTGTGAACAATTGATTTACTTATTTGAAGAACTGCAAGTACACTCCTTCCCCTCTCTTAAAAGCATTACAATTAGACGGTGTCATAAATTAATTTGtcttccaagtggactgaaatccttCACTTCTCTGGAATCATTGGTGATAAGTTACTGCCACGGCCTAACATCTGTTCCTGAATATTTAGGAGAATTGCATTCTCTTCGTCTTTTAGAAATAAGAGACTGTGAAATGTTGAGTTGCTTTCCAGAGACAATATTAGGAGGCCTCACCCGATTAAGGGAATTAAGAATTGGCAATTTCTCGAAGGAGTTGGATTCTTTCGCTTATCTGAATTCAATCCAAGACCTCTcatcccttgaatccttaactatATATGGGGATTGTAAAGATAGAATAAAGTCTCTGCCAGATCAACTTCAACGCCTCACTGCCCTAAACTCATTGTCTATATGGTATTTCTATGGATTAGAAGCTTTCCCAGAGTGGTTGGGCAACCTTTCGTCCCTtcaaattcttgaaattgggtgttgtaagaatttgaagtatttTCCTACAGCTACAGCCATGCAACGCCTCCCCAAATTAAGGAATCTGTGGATTCTAGGTTGTTcccttcttaagaataattgcgcCGAAGGAAGTGGCTCTGAGTGGTCAAAGATTTCTCATATCCCAAACATATGGATGG GGGATTAA